AATCTTGATCATATCGGGTTTGATGCGTGCTACAAAATCTGCGGTTTCAAGCATCATTGCGGGTGTTTCGACAGGGAATCCATTGATAATATGGATACAGGTACGAATGCCCGCTTGTTTGAGTTTCTGAATGCATGATTCGACAGAATCGAGATCGTGCCCACGGTTCATCCACACACCAGTTTCTTTGTGAATGCTTTGGAGTCCGATCTCAATGGTTAAATCTTTCAATTGATTCATTGATTTGAAATAGGCGATTTTATCATCATCCAAGCAGTCACTGCGTGTGGCAATATCGATTCCTACAAAACGATCATCATTAAAGAAAGGCGTGTACAAATCCATAAGTTCTTCAAGGGGTGCATGGGTATTGGTGTAGGCTTGGAAATATGCGATGCGCGCGGCATCAGGCCACTTGTTGAGCATAATCGCTTCACTGTGGTCGATTTGCAACTCAAGATCACGATCTTTAAGAATCATATCGCCAGAACCGCGATCAGAGCAAAAATTACAACCACCACTTCCGCATGTTCCATCACGGTTTGGACAGGTAAAGCCAGCATCAATGCTCACTTTAAATGCCTTTTGTCCATAAGTTACATGGGTGAAATAGTTGTATGTTTGATAACGTTTATTATCAAATGAATAAGGGTAAGGGTTGTTTTTTATCATGTTCATATTTTACCATGTCAAACAAAAACTACAAGGATAAAAGAATCTCATCTTTAAATTTGGTATAATGAGGATAGAAGCGAGGTATGACATGGAATTTCTATTAGGGTTCGTAGTTGCACTGTTAATTATAATCATTTTTAAACTCGTTCAGTGGCGCATGGCAGAGCGACAAATTGAGCGAGATTATGCGTATCAAAGAAAAGCAAACAGCAATAATTCGATTACCATTGCGGCAGAGTTTAATCACATTCCGACCAACGAAACGGTTGATGATGTTGTCGTTAAGATGATTCAAAACAACCAAACAGTTAAGGCCATTAAATACATACGTGAAGAAAAAGGCATGAGTCTTCTTGAAGCCAAAGAATATGTCGACTCTCGTAGTAACTTAGCTGCAAATAATCACAACATGCAACATCATAACGCTGGCGATGAAGATTTGAAAAGCCTCATCCGGAACGGTGAAAAAGTTAAGGCAATAAAACATGTTCACCAAGAAAAAGGCATGAGCCTGACAGCTTCAAAGGCATATGTTGAAAAACTAAGTGTTCAAGACCGTATCGGCAAAAAACAATCATTGTCTACAGTCTTGAGTGATATCAAAGAGAGTCTTTACGACAAATAGGAGGAATGAGTGATGCTTGTTCAAGACGTATTAATACGCCTTGTTTTAGTTAGCATCTTTGCGGGCATTATTGGTTATGAGCGCGAGGTAAATAACTCAAACGCAGGTTTGAAAACACATATGGTCGTTGGGGTTGGTGCAACAATTGTTGCCCTAATCCAACAAGAAATATCAATGCATGCAATTGAGATTGCATTGCAAGATCCTGTCATTGCTGGAGCCATTCGTTCTGATCCAGCCCGTCTGATTGCTCAAGTTGTCAGTGGTATTGGTTTCTTGGGAGCTGGAACAATTATCGTTACAAAACGTAATATATCTGGACTTACAACAGCGGCTTCGATTTGGTCGGTTGCATGTTTGGGATTGGCCCTCGGAATGGGGTACTATGAAATTGCAATTCCAGGGTTTATATTTTTGTTTTTAATTTTATTTATTACCAAGAAAATTGTTAATCTCACTTTTTCAGAAAAACTTCATATCAAGTATGTAGATGGTGAGCAAACCCTAACAGAAATTGAAGATGTATTTACAGCGATGGGGGTTACGTATTCACAGGTAAAATATGAAGTAAACATGTATGGTAGTGAGCGTGTTTACACTAGTGTGTTTGAAGTGCATGGCAGTAGGAAGTTCTCTTTTAGTGATTTCGTAAATACCATGTCTCATAAGAGTACTGTAATCAGTGTTCAAACAACAAATCTAGAATAGAGGTTTAAGATGAGTATACGAAAAGCGGTGGTCAATGATGCACCACGAATTCATGAATTATTAGTACAAATAGCCAATTGGCATCACGAACTGTATCCAGAGTATTTTGACGATGGACGGGCAAAATATACAGTAGGAGAAATTGAATCATTAATTGATGAACTGCATATTGTAATGTTTGTTTATGAGCATGAATCAACAATTGAAGGCTATTGCATTGGTTGGTATGAGGATGATATTTTCTTTGTCGATGATCTTTGTGTCAATGAAGCACTGCGTGGTCAGCGAATTGGTCATCAACTCATGGAACATCTAGAACAAACGGTACACGCCAAAGAAATTCGTTTGAATGTGTGGTTGCGCAATACCGCAGCTGTACGATTTTACGAAAGGGAAGGGTATAC
The window above is part of the Erysipelothrix sp. HDW6C genome. Proteins encoded here:
- a CDS encoding TIGR01212 family radical SAM protein (This family includes YhcC from E. coli K-12, an uncharacterized radical SAM protein.) — translated: MNMIKNNPYPYSFDNKRYQTYNYFTHVTYGQKAFKVSIDAGFTCPNRDGTCGSGGCNFCSDRGSGDMILKDRDLELQIDHSEAIMLNKWPDAARIAYFQAYTNTHAPLEELMDLYTPFFNDDRFVGIDIATRSDCLDDDKIAYFKSMNQLKDLTIEIGLQSIHKETGVWMNRGHDLDSVESCIQKLKQAGIRTCIHIINGFPVETPAMMLETADFVARIKPDMIKIHMLHIINDTKLGYQYKKNPFAMLTREAYIDIVVQQIERLPQDMVIARLTGDGIGADLLAPDWTRRKTVVLNDIDKLMVERNTWQGKYYQREITQ
- a CDS encoding MgtC/SapB family protein; its protein translation is MLVQDVLIRLVLVSIFAGIIGYEREVNNSNAGLKTHMVVGVGATIVALIQQEISMHAIEIALQDPVIAGAIRSDPARLIAQVVSGIGFLGAGTIIVTKRNISGLTTAASIWSVACLGLALGMGYYEIAIPGFIFLFLILFITKKIVNLTFSEKLHIKYVDGEQTLTEIEDVFTAMGVTYSQVKYEVNMYGSERVYTSVFEVHGSRKFSFSDFVNTMSHKSTVISVQTTNLE
- a CDS encoding GNAT family N-acetyltransferase, whose translation is MSIRKAVVNDAPRIHELLVQIANWHHELYPEYFDDGRAKYTVGEIESLIDELHIVMFVYEHESTIEGYCIGWYEDDIFFVDDLCVNEALRGQRIGHQLMEHLEQTVHAKEIRLNVWLRNTAAVRFYEREGYTPLKQVLVKKVGNTH